A genomic region of Runella rosea contains the following coding sequences:
- a CDS encoding DUF808 family protein yields MASGFFAILDDIAALMDDVAVAAKLATKKTAGILGDDLAVNAEKSTGFVSSREIPVLWAITKGSFINKLIIIPIALLLNIFLPTAIIVILILGGFYLAFEGVEKIVEYFFHKKQPAQQAAIGEMKEDAALEKTKIKSAVTTDFILSVEIVIIALSTVLNSSLIMQILTLSVVSILATVGVYGIVALVVRMDDVGFKLIEKSKKKGFLNTLGLLLVRTLPVVIKVFSVVGTIALLLVSGGIFAHNIDYLHHILPEWPTLIKEFTFGVIGGLLALALVAAAKTILSLFRKNT; encoded by the coding sequence ATGGCATCAGGCTTTTTTGCAATTTTAGACGACATAGCTGCTTTGATGGACGACGTGGCGGTTGCGGCCAAGCTCGCTACCAAAAAAACAGCCGGAATACTTGGTGATGACCTGGCCGTGAATGCCGAAAAATCAACCGGCTTTGTGTCATCCAGAGAAATCCCTGTGTTATGGGCCATTACCAAAGGATCCTTTATTAACAAGTTAATTATCATCCCAATAGCTTTATTGCTGAATATATTTTTACCGACTGCCATTATCGTCATACTCATACTGGGTGGTTTTTACCTCGCCTTTGAAGGTGTAGAAAAAATAGTAGAATACTTCTTTCATAAAAAACAACCTGCCCAACAAGCAGCCATTGGAGAAATGAAAGAGGATGCGGCTTTAGAAAAAACAAAAATAAAATCAGCCGTCACCACCGACTTTATCCTCTCTGTTGAAATCGTTATTATTGCCTTAAGTACGGTTTTAAACAGTAGCTTAATTATGCAAATTTTAACCTTATCGGTGGTTTCCATATTAGCTACTGTGGGTGTTTATGGCATTGTAGCGCTGGTGGTTCGCATGGATGATGTTGGATTTAAGCTGATTGAAAAATCGAAGAAAAAAGGCTTTTTAAACACCCTCGGTCTGTTATTGGTAAGAACGTTACCCGTTGTTATCAAAGTATTTTCGGTGGTAGGAACCATAGCGTTACTACTTGTATCGGGGGGGATATTTGCGCACAACATCGACTATTTACACCACATTTTACCCGAGTGGCCAACCCTCATAAAAGAATTTACTTTTGGTGTGATAGGCGGATTATTGGCTTTGGCTTTAGTGGCTGCTGCTAAAACAATCCTTTCGTTATTTAGAAAAAATACCTGA
- the pafA gene encoding alkaline phosphatase PafA — MKKRYLITAIFLANVALMAQTQKKSPPTPPLARPKLVVGIVVDQMRYDYLYRFYDKYSEGGFKRLLNGGFNCRNNHYHYALTVTAAGHAAIYTGSIPAINGIVGNDWYDTYTDKSVYCVEDTTVKIVGSTNTSAGKMSPRNLLTSTVTDQLRIANNFRSKTIGVAIKDRGSILPAGHTATGAYWYDSKTGNWVTSTFYANELPKWASDFNARKLPAEYTKNGWKTLLPIESYIESTPDDQPYETKLAGAAKPVFPYELVGQAGSAFGAVTSTPWGNTMTKDMAIAALKGENLGKGKDTDFLAISFSTPDRIGHAFGPNSVEQEDIYLRLDLEFADLLSTLDAWVGKDNYTVFLSADHGAMDVPAFWQEHKLPAGLIDVNVLYATLKKALNDTFGDGKYIVGSENYQLYFNKSLLKEKKISQETAYQVVREALLPMPGIADVINLKSLHTADLNSYQLELYKNNVNVKRSGDVQIVVQSGWFAGDGIGTDHGTPHNYDTHVPFVLYGWGVKQGETLRRTTIADIAPTLSALLHILPPSGNVGNPVMEALR, encoded by the coding sequence GTGAAAAAAAGGTATTTAATTACTGCGATTTTTCTGGCAAATGTCGCTCTTATGGCGCAGACGCAAAAAAAATCGCCACCAACTCCACCGTTGGCCCGGCCCAAACTGGTAGTGGGGATTGTGGTCGACCAGATGCGCTATGATTATTTGTATCGTTTTTACGACAAATACAGCGAAGGTGGATTTAAACGGCTACTCAACGGCGGGTTCAACTGCCGTAACAATCATTATCATTACGCCCTGACGGTGACAGCAGCGGGCCACGCGGCCATTTATACGGGCTCTATTCCGGCCATCAACGGCATTGTAGGCAATGACTGGTACGATACCTATACCGACAAAAGCGTGTATTGCGTCGAAGATACGACCGTTAAAATCGTGGGCAGTACCAATACTTCGGCGGGCAAGATGTCGCCGCGCAACCTGCTCACCAGCACCGTAACCGACCAACTACGGATTGCCAATAATTTCCGTTCTAAAACCATCGGCGTAGCCATCAAAGACCGAGGCTCTATTTTACCCGCTGGCCATACCGCCACGGGCGCGTATTGGTACGATTCCAAAACGGGCAACTGGGTCACGAGTACGTTTTATGCCAACGAGTTGCCCAAATGGGCGAGTGATTTTAATGCCCGAAAACTCCCCGCCGAATACACCAAAAACGGTTGGAAAACGCTTTTGCCCATTGAAAGCTACATCGAAAGTACACCCGACGACCAACCCTACGAAACCAAACTCGCGGGCGCGGCCAAACCCGTTTTTCCTTATGAGTTGGTCGGACAGGCAGGCAGTGCTTTTGGGGCCGTGACTTCTACGCCTTGGGGCAATACCATGACCAAAGACATGGCCATTGCGGCCCTAAAAGGCGAAAATCTCGGCAAAGGTAAAGACACGGACTTTTTGGCCATCAGCTTTTCCACCCCCGACCGCATCGGCCACGCGTTTGGGCCGAATTCCGTAGAGCAGGAAGATATTTACTTACGTCTTGACTTAGAATTTGCCGATTTGCTCTCGACGCTGGACGCGTGGGTGGGCAAGGATAACTACACCGTTTTTCTCAGCGCCGACCACGGAGCCATGGATGTGCCCGCGTTTTGGCAAGAGCATAAATTGCCCGCAGGTCTGATTGACGTGAATGTATTGTACGCTACCCTCAAGAAAGCGTTGAATGATACCTTTGGCGATGGAAAATACATTGTCGGTAGTGAAAACTACCAACTGTATTTTAACAAATCTTTGTTGAAAGAAAAGAAAATTTCGCAGGAAACCGCTTATCAAGTCGTGCGTGAAGCGCTGTTGCCGATGCCCGGCATTGCCGACGTAATTAACCTGAAAAGCCTTCATACTGCTGATTTGAATTCGTACCAGTTAGAACTTTATAAAAACAACGTCAACGTCAAACGCAGCGGCGATGTGCAGATTGTGGTGCAGTCGGGTTGGTTTGCGGGCGACGGCATCGGTACCGACCACGGCACCCCGCACAATTATGATACGCACGTCCCTTTTGTGCTCTATGGTTGGGGCGTGAAGCAGGGAGAAACCCTCCGCCGTACCACCATCGCCGATATTGCCCCCACCCTTTCGGCTTTGTTGCACATTTTGCCACCCAGCGGCAACGTCGGAAACCCCGTGATGGAAGCCCTTAGATGA
- a CDS encoding zinc chelation protein SecC, producing the protein MDNDRIENNPSYKKFKKDLEGAEAIHNLAKFLSFFGLKNKELNEAFSTLPGMKKQLELLSKSPDKFNDHYAQRGWIAHESMNSDLMLTSIELADKGLIDVAEQELINYYSSDKIQWLIHQLKGVEAFSNRYNFFLLAYEDTLAERYHAVVPVLLMMIDGAVNDIDKGKGFFADKTNLTAWDSIAAHSSGLTALKEVFSDGRHKTTKEEITLPYRHGILHGRDLGYANKTVTAKCWAALFAIKDWAYAVKQGKKIPPLPEPELSFTESLSQLKNSLTDYAESKKRNDLVGKKVEAWKARQLNVGSDILEKGLSTDYKDFTPEQEAIRFAEYWTKGNFGAISKQVHQFSKTPVNEKIEAGKTRKIFEGKKLLDYKIVKVVDCSPAITEVTLATTIEHDNKQHNKEITLRFIYDGPKGEILIFGDTGGQWRFIENFFHQIQYIY; encoded by the coding sequence ATGGACAACGACAGAATAGAAAATAATCCTTCTTACAAGAAATTCAAGAAAGACCTTGAAGGTGCAGAAGCAATTCATAATTTGGCAAAATTTTTATCATTCTTTGGACTTAAAAACAAAGAATTGAATGAAGCGTTTAGCACTCTTCCAGGCATGAAAAAACAATTAGAACTTCTATCAAAAAGCCCTGACAAGTTTAACGACCATTATGCACAAAGAGGTTGGATTGCACACGAATCAATGAACTCTGACTTAATGCTTACTTCAATTGAGTTGGCTGACAAAGGACTAATTGATGTAGCAGAGCAGGAACTAATCAACTACTATTCTTCTGACAAAATACAGTGGCTTATTCATCAGCTTAAAGGCGTTGAAGCTTTTTCAAACAGATATAATTTCTTCTTGCTTGCATACGAAGACACTTTAGCAGAACGCTATCATGCAGTTGTTCCTGTTTTATTGATGATGATTGACGGTGCAGTTAACGATATTGACAAAGGCAAAGGGTTCTTTGCCGACAAGACAAATTTAACAGCCTGGGACTCAATTGCAGCCCACAGCAGTGGATTGACGGCACTCAAAGAAGTATTTAGTGACGGTAGACATAAAACTACTAAAGAAGAAATTACACTTCCGTATAGACACGGTATCCTTCACGGTAGAGATTTGGGATATGCAAATAAAACTGTAACCGCTAAGTGTTGGGCTGCACTTTTTGCAATCAAAGATTGGGCGTATGCAGTAAAACAAGGAAAGAAAATTCCACCGCTACCCGAACCTGAATTATCATTTACTGAAAGTTTATCACAACTCAAAAACAGTTTGACTGACTATGCCGAAAGCAAAAAGCGTAACGACCTTGTAGGTAAGAAAGTCGAAGCATGGAAAGCACGACAACTAAATGTTGGCTCTGACATCCTTGAAAAAGGACTATCAACGGACTATAAAGATTTTACACCCGAACAAGAAGCAATAAGGTTTGCAGAGTATTGGACAAAAGGAAATTTTGGAGCAATCTCCAAACAAGTTCATCAGTTTTCAAAGACACCTGTAAACGAAAAAATAGAAGCAGGTAAGACAAGAAAAATTTTTGAAGGCAAAAAATTGCTTGATTATAAAATTGTAAAGGTTGTTGACTGTTCTCCAGCAATCACAGAAGTTACATTAGCAACGACAATAGAGCATGACAACAAACAACACAATAAAGAAATTACCCTGAGATTTATTTACGATGGACCAAAAGGTGAAATTCTAATCTTTGGCGACACAGGCGGACAATGGAGATTTATTGAAAACTTCTTTCATCAAATACAATACATTTATTAA
- a CDS encoding calcineurin-like phosphoesterase C-terminal domain-containing protein has product MKNVILSLLLAFVAHQSFAQTTATGTVYHDLNKNSRKETGEPGIANVCVSNGKEVVKTDKNGKWALPVGDDTGFFVIKPAEYAIPLTSDNLPKHYYLHKPNGSPSTKSEGVAPTGALPVSIDFPLWKQKLETQFSVLLFSDTQTRGLTEVNYVTRDVVEECIGTKARFGISLGDIVADDPNLFAEINGSIGQIGVPWYNIFGNHDFNRGASDDQFSDETFERYYGPSTYAFEEGQVALIGLKNVYFGPDGKYKGHFTEAQIAFVKNYLAHVPDDKLVVLLMHIPIVICDNRKEIFQLIEKRPHTFSTSGHTHTMINFWVDEKYGWTNAAPHHHFVNATISGSWWCGLKDETGIPHATMNDGTPNGYSILTFDGNKYAIRFKAARRPDDYQMNIYWSDELSKTELDTTQLRVNVFAGSTRSKVEFQLAGQTNWTPLALTPQRDPGNMLMFQQSAYLEATVNDTKLDKIFGWSMDKPSVSTHIWQGKLPTDLPPGTHRLTVRTTDAFGKTYTSYRIFRVR; this is encoded by the coding sequence ATGAAAAACGTTATTCTAAGCCTCCTGCTTGCGTTTGTGGCGCACCAATCGTTCGCCCAAACCACCGCCACTGGCACAGTCTACCACGACCTCAATAAAAACAGTCGAAAAGAGACTGGCGAACCGGGCATCGCCAACGTGTGCGTTTCCAACGGGAAGGAAGTGGTAAAAACCGATAAAAACGGTAAATGGGCGCTTCCCGTGGGCGATGATACGGGCTTTTTTGTGATTAAACCTGCCGAGTATGCTATTCCGCTCACGAGCGATAACTTGCCGAAACATTATTATTTGCATAAACCCAACGGCTCGCCCTCTACCAAGTCGGAGGGAGTAGCGCCGACGGGAGCGCTGCCCGTTTCCATTGATTTTCCGTTGTGGAAGCAGAAGCTAGAAACGCAATTTTCGGTGCTGTTGTTCAGCGACACGCAAACGAGAGGCTTGACGGAGGTCAATTACGTAACGCGCGACGTGGTCGAAGAATGTATCGGAACCAAGGCGCGTTTTGGCATTTCATTGGGCGATATTGTGGCTGATGACCCCAACCTTTTTGCGGAAATTAACGGCAGTATTGGGCAAATCGGGGTGCCTTGGTACAACATTTTCGGTAACCATGATTTTAACCGTGGGGCTTCTGATGACCAGTTCAGTGATGAAACATTCGAGCGTTATTATGGCCCAAGCACCTACGCTTTTGAGGAAGGCCAAGTGGCGTTGATCGGTCTCAAAAACGTTTATTTCGGCCCCGACGGGAAATACAAAGGCCATTTTACGGAAGCGCAGATTGCGTTTGTTAAAAATTACCTTGCCCACGTTCCCGACGACAAATTGGTCGTTTTGCTCATGCACATTCCAATTGTGATTTGTGATAATCGAAAGGAAATCTTTCAGCTCATCGAAAAGCGCCCGCATACGTTTTCGACGTCGGGACATACACACACCATGATTAATTTTTGGGTGGATGAAAAATACGGCTGGACCAACGCGGCTCCGCATCATCATTTTGTCAATGCCACGATTTCGGGAAGTTGGTGGTGCGGCCTGAAAGATGAAACGGGTATTCCGCACGCAACGATGAACGACGGAACGCCCAATGGCTATTCTATTTTGACGTTTGACGGCAACAAATATGCCATTCGCTTCAAAGCCGCTCGTCGGCCAGACGACTATCAAATGAATATTTATTGGTCCGATGAGCTGTCCAAGACAGAACTAGATACCACGCAGTTGCGGGTCAATGTTTTTGCGGGCTCGACACGCTCCAAGGTAGAGTTTCAATTGGCGGGTCAAACGAATTGGACGCCTTTGGCGCTCACTCCTCAGCGCGACCCCGGAAATATGCTTATGTTTCAACAAAGTGCCTATTTGGAAGCAACCGTCAACGACACCAAACTGGACAAAATCTTTGGCTGGAGCATGGATAAGCCCAGTGTCTCGACGCACATTTGGCAGGGGAAATTACCGACAGATTTACCACCCGGTACGCACCGACTGACTGTTCGCACGACTGATGCCTTCGGCAAAACCTATACTTCATATCGGATTTTTAGGGTACGATAA
- a CDS encoding HpcH/HpaI aldolase family protein yields MSTSITPTLLQKLKNGQNVYGTCITSTAPMWPAAIQRTGVDFVFIDTEHIPLDRAELAKMCQIFRALGITPIVRIPEPNPFLACQVIDGGALGVVAPYLESTAQIQELVGAVKFRPLKGEKLQNYLTGVEEMTPELKQYISNHNAANLCIANIESVPALERLDELLSVPGLDAVFIGPHDLSVSLGLPEEYDHPDFEAAVRSIIHQTRAKGLSIGIHFSLEPARQIQWMKEGANIVVHSFDVALFSQRLQHDLSIIKQAAGDSPNADTTTSLTV; encoded by the coding sequence ATGAGCACCTCAATTACTCCCACGCTACTCCAAAAATTAAAAAATGGTCAAAATGTGTACGGAACGTGCATTACGTCTACCGCACCCATGTGGCCCGCCGCCATCCAGCGCACGGGCGTTGATTTTGTGTTTATTGATACCGAGCACATCCCGCTCGACCGCGCCGAATTGGCCAAAATGTGTCAGATTTTCAGGGCATTGGGCATTACGCCCATCGTGCGGATTCCTGAGCCCAACCCTTTTTTAGCCTGTCAGGTGATTGACGGCGGCGCGTTGGGCGTCGTAGCGCCTTATTTAGAATCAACCGCCCAAATTCAGGAGTTGGTGGGAGCCGTTAAATTTCGACCACTCAAGGGAGAAAAATTACAGAATTACCTGACGGGTGTCGAAGAAATGACGCCTGAATTAAAACAATACATCTCCAACCACAACGCCGCCAATCTTTGCATCGCCAACATCGAGAGCGTGCCCGCGTTGGAGCGTCTAGACGAACTATTGTCGGTGCCTGGATTGGATGCGGTGTTTATCGGTCCGCACGATTTGTCGGTGAGTTTGGGCCTGCCTGAGGAGTATGACCATCCCGACTTTGAAGCGGCCGTCCGTAGCATTATTCACCAAACCCGCGCCAAAGGGCTTTCCATTGGCATTCACTTTTCGCTGGAGCCAGCGCGCCAAATCCAATGGATGAAAGAAGGAGCCAACATTGTGGTACACAGTTTTGACGTGGCGCTTTTCAGTCAACGATTACAACATGATTTGAGCATCATCAAACAGGCTGCTGGAGATAGCCCAAACGCTGATACTACCACCTCTCTGACGGTTTAA
- a CDS encoding FEKKY domain-containing protein — MHRLLTLILFLFFTSTYGQAVHTNLTISGNLKVIFGLSLQVPNEATIELLPNLKIVTTDSLGHFQFGGLSSGTYKLRVLDYNFKPEEFSFELKSESITELKIIVNADCEVNKKVAESDIKNGKPRLLLCGGIAPVFYSDQSKTEKKYKFEYFDFGCVSPPTECIIKYNEVIFDYFDKKYGRQWRGQVRKDIVGLK, encoded by the coding sequence ATGCACAGACTATTAACCTTGATATTATTTTTGTTTTTCACCTCAACTTATGGACAAGCTGTACATACTAACTTGACAATTAGTGGTAATTTAAAAGTAATTTTTGGGTTAAGTTTACAAGTACCAAATGAAGCGACAATCGAACTTTTGCCAAACCTTAAAATAGTAACTACCGACAGTTTAGGACATTTTCAATTTGGTGGACTTTCAAGCGGTACTTATAAACTTCGTGTACTTGATTACAACTTTAAACCAGAGGAATTTAGTTTTGAACTGAAATCTGAATCAATAACGGAACTGAAAATTATTGTTAACGCTGACTGTGAAGTCAATAAGAAAGTTGCAGAATCTGACATCAAAAACGGTAAACCAAGATTACTTTTATGCGGTGGAATAGCCCCAGTATTTTATTCTGACCAGTCAAAAACTGAGAAAAAGTATAAATTTGAGTATTTTGATTTTGGTTGTGTTTCACCTCCGACAGAATGTATAATTAAGTATAACGAAGTGATTTTTGACTATTTTGACAAAAAATATGGACGACAATGGCGAGGACAAGTAAGAAAGGACATTGTTGGATTGAAATAA
- a CDS encoding purple acid phosphatase family protein has product MKSLSLCFMLACGLIAFVGNAQTHKPYTPTRFPDRLILGWQGNPATSQSVNWRTDSSVVGAVGAIHEADASPDFVKKATIVPAVTEKVLIEGKQILYHSVHFKDLKPDTKYSYRVGAGDEWSEWFHFKTAKDQPAPFSFFYFGDAQNDLRSLWSRAIRGAYSAFPSVQFMLHAGDLINNSNADWQWGEWFEAGGWITGMVPTLATPGNHEYFKDATGKARVSMHWRPSFVLPENGPDKLKETAYYFDYQGVRFISLDSQGALLDSTVMDAQAEWLVGVLSNNPNKWTVAVHHHPIYSTANGRNNDEWRVKMEPIYKKYNVDLVLQGHDHTYGRGLNMPLGQSRKYPDGPIYVVSVSGPKMYTIGLQDWMDRAASNTQLYQIISVDGNKLSYKSYTVTGELYDVFDLTKNAKGRNTLTDKSPTLAPERLALPETYLNRFTPEQIKEYENRFKEYKARKEGKK; this is encoded by the coding sequence ATGAAAAGTCTTTCTCTTTGTTTTATGCTTGCCTGCGGACTGATTGCTTTTGTCGGCAATGCCCAAACCCATAAGCCTTACACGCCTACGCGTTTTCCCGACCGCCTTATTTTGGGCTGGCAAGGCAATCCCGCCACTTCTCAATCCGTCAATTGGCGCACCGATTCATCGGTGGTGGGAGCCGTTGGGGCCATTCATGAAGCCGATGCGAGTCCTGATTTTGTCAAAAAAGCCACCATTGTTCCAGCGGTTACCGAAAAAGTACTCATTGAAGGAAAGCAGATTTTATACCATTCGGTCCACTTCAAAGACCTCAAACCCGATACCAAATACAGCTATCGCGTAGGTGCGGGTGACGAATGGAGTGAATGGTTTCATTTTAAAACCGCTAAAGACCAACCCGCTCCATTTTCGTTTTTCTACTTTGGCGATGCCCAAAACGACCTGCGTTCGCTGTGGTCACGGGCCATTCGCGGGGCGTATTCGGCCTTTCCTTCGGTGCAGTTTATGCTTCATGCGGGCGATTTAATCAATAACTCCAACGCCGATTGGCAATGGGGCGAGTGGTTTGAAGCAGGCGGCTGGATCACGGGTATGGTGCCGACCTTGGCCACGCCCGGCAATCACGAGTATTTTAAAGATGCCACCGGCAAAGCCCGCGTGTCGATGCACTGGCGGCCGTCGTTTGTCTTGCCCGAAAACGGCCCCGATAAACTGAAAGAGACCGCTTATTATTTTGATTACCAAGGCGTTCGCTTCATTTCGCTGGACTCGCAGGGAGCCTTATTGGATTCTACCGTAATGGACGCACAGGCCGAATGGCTGGTGGGCGTATTGAGCAATAACCCTAACAAATGGACCGTGGCGGTGCATCACCACCCCATTTATTCAACGGCCAACGGACGCAACAACGACGAATGGCGCGTGAAAATGGAGCCGATCTATAAAAAATACAACGTCGATCTGGTCTTGCAGGGCCACGACCACACCTACGGACGGGGGCTGAATATGCCTTTGGGACAGAGCCGCAAATACCCCGACGGACCCATTTACGTGGTATCGGTGAGCGGGCCTAAAATGTACACGATCGGTTTGCAGGATTGGATGGACCGCGCCGCTTCCAACACGCAGTTGTACCAGATCATTTCCGTGGATGGCAACAAGCTTTCTTACAAATCATACACCGTGACGGGTGAATTGTACGATGTGTTTGACTTAACCAAAAATGCCAAGGGCCGCAATACGCTCACCGACAAATCGCCTACCTTGGCTCCCGAGCGACTGGCCTTGCCGGAAACCTACCTCAACCGATTTACGCCCGAGCAAATCAAGGAATACGAAAACCGATTTAAGGAATACAAAGCGCGGAAAGAAGGCAAGAAGTAA
- a CDS encoding Gfo/Idh/MocA family protein: MEQIKWGMIGCGNVTEKKSGPAFSKVPNSSLVAVMGRSAEKAADYAQRHGVSKWYTNVDELINDPEVNAIYIATPPDVHLDYATRAMKAGKAVYVEKPMARNAAECEAMNQVSRETGVPLFVAYYRRTLPYFVKLKELIDQKVIGDIRLVTVQIHYNPYAEEIGEDARPRWRVDPAISGGGHFHDLASHQFDFLEYVLGPVKLAQGISRNQAGLYEADDITVANFEFESGVLGTGSWCYTLNPEQRIDESQLIGSKGKITFSFFERFTIKVETADGTDEYLIPYPEHVQQPLIETIVQQLRGEGQCPSTGETGARANALMDQITHQ; this comes from the coding sequence ATGGAACAAATCAAATGGGGGATGATTGGCTGCGGTAACGTAACCGAAAAAAAGAGTGGCCCAGCATTTAGCAAAGTCCCCAATTCGTCATTGGTGGCCGTCATGGGCCGTAGCGCCGAAAAAGCCGCCGACTACGCCCAACGCCACGGCGTATCTAAGTGGTACACCAACGTTGATGAGTTAATCAACGACCCCGAGGTCAATGCCATCTACATCGCCACGCCGCCCGACGTGCACCTTGACTACGCCACCCGAGCCATGAAGGCGGGCAAAGCTGTGTACGTGGAAAAACCCATGGCACGCAACGCCGCTGAATGCGAGGCCATGAATCAGGTCAGTCGCGAAACGGGCGTGCCGCTTTTTGTGGCATATTACCGTCGTACGTTGCCTTATTTTGTAAAACTTAAAGAACTAATCGACCAAAAAGTTATCGGTGACATTCGGTTGGTAACGGTGCAAATCCATTATAATCCCTACGCCGAAGAAATAGGCGAAGACGCGCGCCCACGCTGGCGCGTAGACCCCGCTATTTCGGGCGGCGGTCACTTTCATGACTTAGCATCTCACCAGTTTGATTTTCTGGAATACGTGCTCGGCCCCGTAAAATTGGCGCAGGGAATTTCTCGCAATCAGGCGGGATTGTACGAAGCCGACGACATCACCGTCGCCAATTTTGAGTTTGAATCGGGTGTGTTGGGCACAGGAAGCTGGTGCTATACGCTCAACCCAGAGCAACGCATCGACGAGTCTCAACTCATTGGTTCTAAAGGAAAAATCACCTTTTCTTTTTTCGAACGGTTTACCATTAAAGTAGAAACCGCCGATGGCACCGACGAGTACTTGATTCCTTATCCTGAACACGTACAACAACCTTTGATCGAAACGATTGTGCAGCAATTGCGTGGTGAAGGCCAATGCCCAAGCACAGGCGAAACGGGCGCCCGCGCCAACGCCCTCATGGACCAAATTACGCATCAATAA